A region of the Sulfurimonas crateris genome:
GGAAAAGGTTGAGATAATATCTCAATATTTTTATGGTTCGATAAAAGTTTATCAAGCAGTGTAGTTCCAGAACGCCCCATTCCTGTTATAAAAGTTCTATTCATTTTCACCGCCCCTAATTTTTCTAACAAAATAATGCGGTCTATTTTCAGAAGTATGGATAATCCGCACCAAATACTCCCCTATGACACCAAGAGTAAACATTATCATCCCACCAAAAAAGAGTATGGCAACCATAATCGAACTCCACCCTTGCAAGGCAATATCAAAAAATACTCTTCGATACACAATCACACCTGCATAAACAAGACTTACAAAAGCCAAAAAGAGTCCTAAGTATCCAATCCATTTGAGCAATAAAGAGGAGTTGTTGATAAGTAGGTTTGTAAAAAGCTGTATCATTTTTCCTAAAGTGTAGTTGCTTTTGCCCTCTTCTCTTGCATAATGAGGTACTTCTACATTGACAATATCTTTAGAAACTGAAAACAAAAGTGCAGGGATAAAAGGATACGAAGTACCGATTTTAAGCATATTATCTGCTATTACTCTGTTAAAAAGTCTAAAAGATGTAAGCTTGATATGCTTTGGCTTACCTAAGATAATATGATCAAAATATCCCTTTATAGAGCTTGTAATTCTCTTAAAAGCATTGTGTTTTTTACTCTTAAATTTTGCTATAACTATATCATGAGAGTCTTCTTGTATAAGTGTTGGGATATCAAAAGGGTCGTGTTGCATATCATCATCCATAGTGATGACATATTCCCCTAAAGAGTTTGCGATACCGCAAAGCACGGCGGACTGTTGCCCGAAGTTTTGAGTAAACTCTATAGTTTTTACAAACTTATACTGCGTATGTAACTCTTCCAATGCTTTACATGTAGCGTCATCAAAAGGGCTGTCGTTGACAAAAATAAGTTCAAAACTCTTACCTTGCAATTTTGTATTAAAAAGTTCATCTACCTTTTGTGTCAAAATTTTTAATGACTCTTTTGATCTATACACTGGTACGACTATTGAGTAATCAATTTTCTTCATTTAAAACTCTTCATAATTTTTTTTTGTATTTTCACCTTGATTAAATATCAACTTTTGTCTCATCAAAATCAATATATTTATAAATAGCCATTATATAAACGCTATTTTGATTTATTTTATAAATTACCTTATAACCAAAAACAACAAATTCTCTAATATTTTCAATATTAAATGTTGCATTAACTTTCCCTATATAAGGATACTCTTCTAGTATTTCCAACTTTGACTTTATTTTTATTAGATATTGTCTGGCATACTCTTTATTATCTTTTGAAATATACTCTTTGATATTTTTTAATTGTTCTTTTGCTGCTTGTGAATATAATAATCTCATTACTTAAGTAATTCATCCCATATATCATTATGCTCAAAAGTTTGTCCACTTTTTTCTTGAATTAGAGCATTGAATATCATCTCTTTTTCTTTCTCATAAAGTGTGTTATCAAGTATCTCTACCTCATTTCCATCTTTTGCAATCTTATTTATACTATCCATCAGAAGTTGCATTGTGTGTTGAGTTGCTCTTAAATGTAAAGTTTCCATGGCTATTTACCTTTCATATATTCGTTGTGTTTATTTTATCTAAAACATCATTTAAGTTATATTCATCAGCTTTTATCAAAACTCTTCATAAATTCTTTTGCTCTATCGCCTTGATTAAATATCAAATCCAAAATACACACTCCATGTTCAAAAGGTAGATGAAGTTGTTCGTACTCTTTGTATCCACTATAATCCATCCACTCTACTTGAATATTTTCAGTTCTTGCTAACTCTTCATCAAAGTAGTCTTTTGCAGCAGGACCACTTAGATAATGCGTTGCATCCGTTTGTTTACAAAGGTTGATAAGCCGTTCAGTTTGTCCACCGATTAGCTCATAATCACTTGACCAACTTAATTTTGTATCAATACCCAATATCTCATTTATAGCAATTATAAATTTATAGTTGATTTGACTCAAATACTCTTCGCTACATCCCAAGTATAACTCTTCAAAAATATCTTTATACTCTTTGAAATATTTCGTTTTGGTATAGTTTTGTGAAATAGCTCGCCAATGCTTTATATTCCATTTTTTATCAGTTATCTTGCTGTCTTTAATCTTTTGCTCTAAACTTTCTTGTCGCACGGGGATAGTCAGCCACTGAATACCTTGAGAAGTTTTTATTTTATTTCTATTTCGCCAGTCATTTTTAGTGTATTGAACTTCATCATAAAATATAAACTCATCCACCATATTTATAAGGTCAAAATAACCTTTCCATGGGATGTAGTTAGATTGTAAAATTGCTACTTTTTTCACCATAACTTCCATTTTAATAAATTTTTCTCATTTTATCTTTTAAGGGAATAAATATAAATATTGTCAAACAAATTCTTTTCAGCATAAAACCAGGAGCCCCTCCAGTTAGATGGCTTCCATCGCTTCTCGT
Encoded here:
- a CDS encoding glycosyltransferase family 2 protein yields the protein MKKIDYSIVVPVYRSKESLKILTQKVDELFNTKLQGKSFELIFVNDSPFDDATCKALEELHTQYKFVKTIEFTQNFGQQSAVLCGIANSLGEYVITMDDDMQHDPFDIPTLIQEDSHDIVIAKFKSKKHNAFKRITSSIKGYFDHIILGKPKHIKLTSFRLFNRVIADNMLKIGTSYPFIPALLFSVSKDIVNVEVPHYAREEGKSNYTLGKMIQLFTNLLINNSSLLLKWIGYLGLFLAFVSLVYAGVIVYRRVFFDIALQGWSSIMVAILFFGGMIMFTLGVIGEYLVRIIHTSENRPHYFVRKIRGGENE
- a CDS encoding type II toxin-antitoxin system RelE/ParE family toxin, whose amino-acid sequence is MRLLYSQAAKEQLKNIKEYISKDNKEYARQYLIKIKSKLEILEEYPYIGKVNATFNIENIREFVVFGYKVIYKINQNSVYIMAIYKYIDFDETKVDI
- a CDS encoding WbqC family protein, whose product is MKKVAILQSNYIPWKGYFDLINMVDEFIFYDEVQYTKNDWRNRNKIKTSQGIQWLTIPVRQESLEQKIKDSKITDKKWNIKHWRAISQNYTKTKYFKEYKDIFEELYLGCSEEYLSQINYKFIIAINEILGIDTKLSWSSDYELIGGQTERLINLCKQTDATHYLSGPAAKDYFDEELARTENIQVEWMDYSGYKEYEQLHLPFEHGVCILDLIFNQGDRAKEFMKSFDKS